A part of Aspergillus flavus chromosome 5, complete sequence genomic DNA contains:
- a CDS encoding GDSL lipase/acylhydrolase family protein (unnamed protein product) yields the protein MYTFPLLLGILAATKDLALAKPTQKWGLREFNNLVTFGDSYTDDTRASYFYAHNGSAPPVGWKQPESNSSASGGYVWGHYVAAATNATRHNYAVSGGACSNKITPRTMSGLNMSFPSVLEYEIPAFLADTQYVDSQGNKFLDIPADETVYAIWIGTNDLGNYAFLTDSQVQGKVIPDYIECVYESLDRVYESGGRYFVLMNLAPLQLTPQYALLENGGAKTVSWWPDKPSNQTLISYRMWEQVVNVNEVFRYRTPFEVLVADRYPGAGVAVMDMYGLLSDIYYNPDDWFGDVGANVTGFVKHCNAEGEDCVRLQDEENFMWFDELHPSQTTDKFIAEEFVKVVNGESQWATYW from the exons ATGTACACATTCCCACTCCTCCTAGGCATCCTCGCCGCAACAAAAGACCTAGCCCTAGCCAAACCCACCCAAAAATGGGGCCTACGAGAATTCAATAACCTCGTCACCTTCGGCGACAGCTACACAGACGACACGCGAGCATCCTACTTCTACGCCCACAACGGATCAGCACCACCAGTAGGCTGGAAACAACCCGAG TCCAACTCCTCCGCCTCAGGCGGCTACGTATGGGGCCACTACGTAGCAGCAGCCACAAATGCAACACGACACAACTACGCCGTCAGCGGAGGCGCATGCTCTAACAAAATCACCCCCCGGACAATGTCCGGCCTGAACATGTCCTTCCCGTCTGTTCTAGAATACGAAATCCCGGCCTTCCTCGCAGACACCCAATACGTAGATTCCCAGGGGAACAAATTCCTCGACATCCCGGCCGACGAAACCGTCTACGCGATCTGGATCGGGACCAACGATCTAGGCAATTATGCCTTTCTAACTGATTCCCAGGTCCAGGGGAAGGTCATCCCAGATTACATAGAATGTGTCTATGAGTCCCTGGATCGGGTTTATGAAAGCGGAGGCCGGTACTTTGTATTGATGAATCTGGCCCCGTTGCAGTTGACACCGCAGTATGCTTTGCTGGAGAATGGGGGCGCGAAGACTGTCTCGTGGTGGCCTGATAAGCCTAGTAACCAGACTTTAATTAGTTATCGGATGTGGGAGCAGGTAGTTAATGTTAATGAGGTGTTTCGGTATAGAACGCCTTTCGAGGTCTTGGTTGCCGATAGGTATCCGGGGGCTGGGGTTGCTGTTATGGATATGTATGGGTTG TTATCCGATATCTACTATAACCCTGATGACTGGTTCGGAGACGTCGGTGCCAATGTAACCGGGTTCGTGAAGCATTGTAATGCCGAGGGCGAGGATTGTGTTCGGTTACAAGACGAGGAGAACTTCATGTGGTTTGATGAGTTGCATCCATCTCAAACAACGGATAAATTTATTGCGGAGGAGTTTGTGAAGGTGGTTAATGGGGAGAGTCAATGGGCGACGTATTGGTGA
- a CDS encoding putative beta-N-hexosaminidase, translating into MWSVILLSLIAVVSALQSLPPVQWTNLDSEHDGFDIATIDRNIYITNSFASDRDQNGLTLIPPSAIEFANTFRQDLEEITGESWNLHPVEVWPEGQTGIFLDRLDCSQDGLTYENGDPTEEGYKLQVQLGRVSILGSGARGMWWGTRTLLQRLLIAHNSPIPSGQVVDAPSYSTRGFLLDAGRKWYSPSYLKDLCTYASFFKLSEFQYHTSDNYPLSRGHNETWQDVYAQFSLRPESPELQGIVQRENETLSRADFEDLQQHCAQRGVTVIPEIEAPGHSLFITKWKPELALESKDLLNLTHPDTIPLVKSIWTEFLPWFQTKEVHIGADEYDATLADDYIDFVNDMAEFMDEQAGKTIRIWGTYEPSDTRNISKDVIIQHWQYGQSDPVELAEQGYEVINSEDWWAYMSLKNDHMPIFPAPYPDFFNNSRVLNFADREGWQWTPALFNPVNVTEQPDPKPVKGAILAAWNDNGPDATTELESYYAIRNGIPVVAARAWAGNRGPIINVSTLSDSMDLLTSKAVAQNLDRQISHKSEDANELLSWTNPSENINRDKIHLGYGSKGMNYELTLNVSGPFTLWSNDSTLALSPDGNLTFVSDGWEYPLRSIEETDGFDESYPGRIWTNETSSTHEPVTVSLQSHITIRTDMIGGSRVWVNEGFAGRFEVLVFGGKNRLLSWSQMAFVAPLEWIEGGIQRLTVSEFDGQH; encoded by the coding sequence ATGTGGTCAGTTATCTTGCTTTCTCTGATTGCAGTAGTCTCTGCTTTGCAGTCCCTGCCACCAGTTCAATGGACTAATTTGGATTCTGAACACGACGGTTTCGATATTGCGACAATCGACCGAAATATCTATATCACGAATAGTTTCGCATCGGACAGAGATCAGAATGGCTTGACACTCATCCCGCCGTCCGCTATTGAATTTGCGAATACCTTTCGCCAGGACTTGGAGGAAATAACGGGCGAGTCATGGAATCTGCACCCTGTTGAAGTGTGGCCTGAAGGCCAAACAGGAATTTTCCTGGACAGACTAGATTGCTCTCAAGACGGGTTGACGTATGAAAATGGTGATCCCACAGAAGAGGGCTACAAGCTTCAGGTCCAACTGGGACGCGTCTCGATCCTTGGCTCAGGCGCCCGTGGAATGTGGTGGGGAACACGAACTTTGCTGCAACGGTTGTTGATAGCTCACAACTCTCCCATCCCGTCTGGTCAGGTGGTTGACGCGCCCTCGTATTCAACGCGAGGATTCTTACTAGACGCTGGGCGGAAATGGTACTCCCCATCGTACCTCAAGGATCTATGCACATATGCGTCTTTTTTCAAGCTGTCTGAATTTCAGTACCATACTAGCGACAACTATCCCTTAAGTCGTGGCCACAATGAAACCTGGCAAGATGTCTACGCACAGTTCTCCTTGCGGCCGGAGAGTCCCGAGCTACAGGGAATTGTACAAAGAGAAAACGAGACACTCTCCCGGGCGGACTTTGAGGATCTTCAGCAGCACTGTGCCCAACGAGGTGTGACTGTCATCCCTGAGATCGAAGCTCCTGGCCACAGTTTGTTTATTACAAAATGGAAGCCAGAATTAGCCTTAGAGAGCAAAGATCTGCTGAACCTGACCCATCCGGACACCATTCCCCTGGTGAAGTCTATCTGGACTGAGTTTCTGCCGTGGTTTCAAACAAAGGAAGTCCATATCGGTGCCGATGAGTACGATGCCACCCTGGCAGACGACTATATTGATTTTGTCAACGACATGGCGGAATTCATGGACGAACAGGCCGGTAAGACGATTCGGATCTGGGGGACATACGAACCATCTGACACCCGCAACATCTCAAAGGACGTCATTATTCAACATTGGCAGTATGGACAATCCGACCCAGTCGAATTGGCAGAACAGGGCTACGAGGTTATCAACTCAGAGGATTGGTGGGCTTACATGTCGTTAAAAAACGATCACATGCCGATATTCCCAGCCCCGTATCCAGATTTCTTCAACAACTCTAGGGTGCTCAACTTTGCGGACAGAGAGGGATGGCAGTGGACACCGGCTCTCTTCAACCCTGTGAATGTCACCGAGCAGCCTGACCCGAAGCCCGTCAAGGGTGCCATTCTGGCCGCATGGAATGATAATGGGCCTGATGCCACGACGGAGTTGGAGTCTTACTATGCGATCCGCAATGGCATTCCTGTTGTTGCAGCGAGGGCGTGGGCTGGAAACCGTGGGCCCATTATCAATGTATCTACCTTGTCAGACTCGATGGACTTGTTGACCTCGAAGGCTGTGGCGCAGAACCTGGACCGACAAATCTCCCACAAGAGTGAAGATGCTAATGAGCTTTTGAGTTGGACCAACCCTTCAGAGAATATAAACCGCGACAAAATCCATCTAGGATATGGCAGCAAGGGGATGAACTACGAGTTGACTCTAAATGTTTCAGGCCCATTCACCCTATGGTCCAACGACTCCACCCTTGCATTGTCGCCAGACGGCAACCTGACTTTTGTCTCAGACGGATGGGAGTATCCCCTGCGCTCCATAGAAGAAACGGATGGGTTCGACGAAAGCTATCCAGGCCGAATTTGGACGAACGAGACCTCCTCAACGCACGAGCCGGTGACAGTTTCATTGCAGAGCCACATTACCATTCGGACTGACATGATCGGTGGCAGTCGGGTCTGGGTCAACGAGGGATTCGCCGGAAGATTCGAAGTGCTGGTATTTGGTGGCAAAAACCGGCTATTATCCTGGAGCCAGATGGCGTTCGTGGCACCACTGGAGTGGATTGAAGGCGGCATCCAACGATTGACAGTGAGTGAGTTCGACGGCCAGCATTGA
- a CDS encoding uncharacterized protein (of unknown function-domain containing protein), with product MYDSQRKERLTFFKAEVQPKHADVLLFACCLCSGLVDSTLYNAYNTFVSMQTGNTIFVGLGASNQNPRPYGWARSLTSIGCFIIGSFIFARLNRLFGAKKRGTLILSFCLQVIMLILTACLVQSGVISGLPLHNVNTAEPDWTQEVPIVLLSIQSAGQIVASRALGYNEIPTVVITSLLCDLMSDPKLFLLRNEKRDRRVIAFVLTLVGAIAGGWITKGTGDIYAALWIAAGIKLGIASAWMFWKEELDLST from the exons ATGTACGACAGCCAGAGGAAAGAGCGTCTGACCTTTTTCAAGGCAGAGGTACAACCAAAGCATGCCGATGTTCTACTCTTCGCATGTTGCCTCTGTTCGGGCCTTGTCGATAGCACGCTCTATAACG CGTACAATACATTCGTCTCCATGCAGACTG GCAATACTATCTTCGTCGGTTTAGGAGCCTCCAACCAGAACCCCCGTCCTTACGGCTGGGCTCGCTCCCTCACTTCAATCGGTTGCTTCATCATAGGCTCATTCATCTTCGCCCGCCTGAACCGTCTCTTTGGtgcaaagaaaagggggaCATTGATTCTCTCATTCTGCCTACAAGTTATTATGCTGATTCTCACGGCGTGTCTCGTGCAGAGTGGCGTCATTTCGGGGCTTCCTCTGCACAATGTGAATACCGCAGAGCCAGATTGGACCCAGGAAGTACCCATCGTACTCCTTAGTATCCAATCTGCAGGACAAATAGTTGCCAGTCGAGCTCTTGGGTATAACGAGATCCCGACTGTTGTGATTACAAGCCTCCTCTGTGACCTGATGTCTGACCCGAAGCTTTTCCTTCTACGGAACGAGAAGCGGGATCGCAGGGTTATTGCTTTTGTGCTGACTCTTGTTGGGGCCATTGCAGGTGGTTGGATCACCAAGGGTACGGGAGATATCTACGCTGCTCTGTGGATTGCAGCAGGTATTAAGCTTGGTATTGCAAGTGCATGGATGTTCTGGAAGGAGGAATTGGACTTGTCAACTTAA
- a CDS encoding putative carboxyphosphonoenolpyruvate phosphonomutase (oxaloacetate acetylhydrolase) produces MKVGDSSSSNLAITITVEKDGFYEVNGTRQEPTVSLYMTAGASKLRRMLRETDDLIVCPGVYDGISARIAMGLGFKAMYMTGAGTTASRLGMADLGLAQLYDMRTNAEMIANLDPFGPPLIADMDTGYGGPLMVSKSVQQYIQAGVAGFHIEDQIQNKRCGHLAGKKVVDLEEYLTRIRAAKLTKDRLRSDIVLIARTDALQQHGYDECIRRLKAARDLGADVGLLEGFTSKEMARQAVQDLAPWPLLLNMVENGAGPIITTKEAQEMGFRIMIFSFACFAPAYLGIKAALERLKNEGVVGIPDGLGPKKLFEVCGLMDSMKIDTEAGGSGFTNGV; encoded by the exons ATGAAGGTCGGAGATTCCTCCTCGTCTAATCTGGCTATCACCATCACCGTCGAGAAAGATGGCTTCTATGAAGTTAACGGTACCAGGCAGGAGCCCACTGTTTCCCTGTATATGACAGCCGGAGCGTCTAAGCTGCGCCGTATGTTGAGGGAAACAGACGATTTGATCGTCTGCCCTGGTGTGTACGATGGTATCTCTGCTCGAATTGCCATGGGGCTCGGCTTCAAGGCAATGTATATG ACCGGCGCTGGAACTACCGCCTCAAGGCTCGGTATGGCAGATCTTGGACTGGCCCAACTGTATGATATGCGGACCAATGCCGAGATGATTGCCAACCTGGACCCATTTGGACCCCCATTGATCGCTGACATGGATACTGGATATGGTG GTCCTTTGATGGTGTCGAAGTCTGTTCAGCAGTACATTCAGGCCGGTGTAGCTGGCTTCCACATCGAAGACCAAATTCAGAACAAACGTTGTGGTCATCTCGCTGGAAAGAAAGTGGTCGACCTGGAAGAATATCTCACTCGCATCCGTGCTGCCAAGTTGACCAAAGACAGACTGCGCTCGGATATCGTTCTGATTGCCCGCACTGATGCCTTACAACAGCATGGGTATGACGAATGTATCCGACGTCTAAAGGCAGCGCGTGACCTTGGTGCAGATGTCGGGCTGTTGGAAGGTTTCACCTCCAAAGAGATGGCAAGACAGGCCGTGCAGGATCTGGCGCCATGGCCTCTGCTCTTGAACATGGTTGAGAATGGTGCTGGTcccatcatcaccacaaAGGAAGCACAGGAGATGGGCTTCCGCATCAtgatcttttccttcgccTGCTTCGCACCAGCATATCTGGGCATTAAGGCTGCGCTGGAAAGACTGAAGAATGAAGGAGTTGTTGGAATTCCGGATGGCTTGGGACCGAAGAAGCTATTCGAGGTGTGTGGATTGATGGATTCAATGAAAATTGATACGGAGGCCGGTGGTAGCGGGTTTACCAACGGtgtttga